The genome window atttaggtcattttgcaatgtgaccacgaatttggtccttttgcataatggccggccattttgtaaaatgaccaattttgcaaaatggccgtaacatatacatcaaatgattatatgtataactgCCAAATATGTCCAAATTACCATACTCAAAGGATTCAAAGGGGGTTAAAGTTTGTGTGGGCATCTGAATTAGAAGTGAAGAAAATTGGTGCATGGGAAACAAAAGGTTGGCCACCCCTGGGCTACACCAAGAAGTTACACAGAAAAATCAAAAGGACAAAGTCAGttgactgataaaaacaaaaaatataaagtattttggtatttctacagaagcaatccgcggtggcctagactatgctaattgacgttttcctgttattttacttactgaacaagaatttaaagtaatatttattcggacgactgtaattaaccctggGGCCAGTACCCGtgactaaacacggcgaaatacattggtaGCCCCAATCCCtaatggatgtcgtatccgcggttacgttccttgcagttcgtgcagaactattctttagaattaccctgcaatcCGCAAACACAGTTTCGAACATAGTATATTGCTCGTATCATGTGCAGGGCTCTTTAACTTTAAACAGTTTTGCTAAATTTTATCAAATGACACTTGACTTCCTTTGTTATGTAGTGATTCTCTctgttataagtttttttttttttttcgtctttagcTTTACTCTCTTTAGGACTTCACTCATTTTATTGTTCGTTTTATTCCGGGAGCATTACCCTATTCTGCATCAAATACTTGATGATAATTCTTTGCAAATATGCGCTTTTTAAATATATCATCGGTTCCTCGTCCCGAAATTCTCACAGTTGCGGCCACGATACTGCACTGTTCGTGTTAGGTGCAGACCTATTAAAACTTGAAACAGTTTTACTTTATGAATTATAACTCTTCTCTTTCGTATTATTAATCCATTATTTCGATTGACACTGAATGCCCTTGTTATTCACCAGTTAAATCATCTGGACATTAACGTTATTTGTTTACAGTAATTTACTGAACAAGTATCattcttcttcttgatttttaaaCGGCCTGCTGGTTTGTTACTTTTGTTTTGTATCGGTACTCGCAACTTTAGAAGTCTTACTACTATGTATTTTAACAGCGAAGGGGAAGACTCAGATGATGAATGGTTTTACAGTTCGTTTAAAAGGTAATTAAAGCAATTAACTCTTCCATTTAGGTCGTAAGTTACTCATTTAGGCTTAACAAATAGTATCCTAGTAGACGAAGTCTACCTTATGCCCTTGTGTGACCTAGGTATCCTGCTAGCTTTAAACCTTTTAGTTTTGTAAGCTACGTAGCTTACTATAGCTGACAGCTTAATTTCTATTTAAGATATTGTTAGCATATTATAGCAGCTTGTCAACTAAGGTTAAAATCGCCGCTGGAAAATCTTATGTAGTAGGCAGAAGGTCAGGTAGGTCGACAATGCATGTGTAGTTCGGGAAGTTTAAATGATTTCCAAGTGCAGTGACATACTAGCCTACCAATCTGTCATTGATGAATTAATGATAGATTGATTATTTCCGTCAGTTGGCCCATATTTCAAGTTCCCAGTTGAGATATGGTAAATGACTGATTGGTGACATAGCGGCCACCAGTCTCGGAAGGTGGCCACTTCCCGAAAAAACGCTTGAATTAACCtatgccattatttcgtaatttaggaggAAACATTTATACTTCAAGAGGAGTGTAGAGGTCTCTGTGTCTGCCTGGataggccacaactcttgactgatgctcttGGCAGAGAATtcagtactttttcgggaaggtggccacATTCCGGGATTGGTGGTCGCAATGTCGCCGCTTGCTCATTTACCCTAATGCTAACAATCTGTGGGCACCTCTCAGAGGTCTTTGGCATTTGTCTAATGAAATTGTTGGCAATGCACtgtattgtgttttattttttaacagatATGATGACCTCTTGATGTACAATGTACAAGGCAGCATCTCGTGTATGGCTCTTAAGGGCAACAGCAAACTATTACTAGCATCATCAAGAGGTAAGCTGGTCTACTTGCATTGAATGTTTTTCTAACCCACGAAGTTGATTCAATACTTAATCCTGGTGTACAGTAACGTTCAGTTTTCAGGTATTTTTATCTGCATAGCTATAAAGACATTGCATTTTCAGACTAAGATGCAACACTTGTTCACTATTGTAAAGAATGTTTAGAAACCATTTCTCGACTAACTCCTCTGACATTATACTAGTAACTATGTTGAGATAACCCCCATGTAATTGTTACTTATGTTATTGTAttaaagtaaaagatataaaGCTTTTAAAGATCTATCTTAGAAGTGCTCATGTTTCTCCAGTTTTAATTTTGCTATCTATTCAGCTGTCATGGAATTAAACTCATTTTGATTACTACCATTATATACATGCCCTTAATCTTGCAAGATTTGCTTTAGTGTCACCATTTCATGAATGAGTCTTTTGAGAGTTTTAAAGGTTGAAACTTCAtgcaaaatattcaaagattttgaaACATCTTGAAATGGTGTAAACAAACTTCAGGTTTGGTTATTACTGTACATATATGGTAAATTTGATGGTTCTAGATTGAGACATGTCAGTTTAAGTGAAGTATCATACTAAATGTTCCTAAAAATAGCCTTTTTTTCCAACtagttatattttttcttctctgtttaACTAAAAGCATCTATCTGTAAATGGAACATGACATGAAATTTATGCTTTTAAATGACAAGAATGGAAAAAAGCAATGTTGTTTTCTCTTGTTCCTTCTGAGATTTTTGTGTAGGATATAGGATACATAAGTAAGCAGACGCCAAACGTAATTACCATTTCCTGGCAGTACCCACAACCCCTACCTCATGTGCTGAAATAAATCCCAAATTCTTAATTTTTGTCATTCTGATATTTGTTCAATTAATACCTTGGGTTATGACTTTCTGTTTTTGGATCCTGTATCCTCAAAAATGACCATGGTGGCTATAAAGTTTTAGATTATATGTGGTACTGCAATGCCTAGCAAGATATATGAAGCACCTCTGTTTGTCACATGGTAACTGTGATATGATTAATTAGATTAGAGTGGTTTCGTAACTGTTTGGAGATCCATACCTTAGAAAAGATATCAGATTATAAAGGAACAAATGACAGGATGTGTATAGTTTCTAATAAAATCAGGAGAGAGGCATTTAGGTCTTAGAACCACCATAACAGGGTCATCCTGATGGACGTATTGCTAGCAAATTTACCATAATCTTCATTAAAACAGGATCATCTTTAGTTAAATGGAAGGTTTGCAGAAGGTTAGTAGGCTCTCTGAGATGTTTCCACTATGTGTTTTTTGTAATGTATGAAACATTTTACTTTACAGGTCAGCATCATGAAATTTCAGAGTTGAGTGTTCCTAAAAAGACCATTGCTGGAAAAGATTCTGGTCTGACAAGAGATAGAGACTTTAGTGTACTGGCAGCTGGATATACAAAAGGCATAATAAAAAAGGtaagtttctttttttcgctAGAACTTTTGAAAGTCCGTCATCATCTAGTAATTTGTTTTAGGttcattttaaacaaaataagtGTACGGACATGCTTTTGCATAAAAGAAggctatttttaaattttcagtattCTGTGAGATTGCATATGGTTACTGCATTTCAGAACAAAAATCTACTTGtacttaacccttaaaacgccggagcagtaaataaaaaaatgactcccgtatgcggGGGGATTTGGGGGTTtggaagtgagcgcgtaagcggaaaaaatatttttttcaaaaaatcacagcgcgcttagtttttcaagattaagagttcatttttggctccttttttttgtcattgcttgaagtttagtatgcaaccatcagaaatgaaaaaagttatcattattcatatataaataatgcgatatatgatagcgcaaaacgaaatttcatatataattgtattcaaatcgcgctgtgcgcaaaacggtgaaggtaacaagttacttttttttcgttgtaatgtgcactaaattgcgatcattttgatatataacacattgtaaaacgataaaagcaacacagagaaaaatattatcacaaaataatgcatgaatcgtaacgcgcttacgtaaacacatattttttttcaaaaattcaccataaatctaaatattgtcctagagacttccaatagtttcagaatgaagacaaatgattgaatattactatactgtaagaatattagcttacaaatgcagttttcggccatatctgacgagctaaagttgaccgaatgtcgaattttttatatatatatatgcaattatttcggaaataagaaaagctacaactttcaaatatttttcgttttattctacatgaaattgcgcacattttcatatataaaactctatgaaatgcctaatatgaaacggagcaaatattccgagaatgggacttacgcatttcggagatttgtggcggagaatccgcgcgcggaggaaggaaagtttttttaaaaaattcaccataaatttaaatattgtgctagagacttcgaatttgtttcacgatgaagataaatgactgaatattactagactgtaagagttttgtttttatcttacaattgcgttttttcgaccatttcggtagagtcaaatttgaccgaacgtggtttttttctatttatcgtgatttatatgcaaatatttcgaaaatgagaatagctacaaccttcaaactatttattgttgtattatacatgaaaattgcgcacattttcatatataaaaacgttatgtaacggctaatttaaaatggtgcaaacattaccacaatcgcacgtatgatttttttcggaagagttaccgcgcggacgtaaagaaaatgttattttttttcataaattcaccataaatcgaaatattgtgctagagacttcttccaatttgttgcaaaatgaaggtaaatgcttgaatattactagaatataggcgttttagcttacaattgcgtttttcgaccatttcggtagagtcaaaaattgaccgaaggttgaaaatttgtcacttatcatatatgaaaaatatttcaaattgataaaagctacaaccatgggttgtttttagttgtattgttgcatgaaattgcgcacattttcatatataaactttatgtaacggctaatttaaaatggtgcaaacattaccacaatcgcatgtatgattattttcggaagagttaccgcgcggacgtaaggaaaaagttttttcataaattcaccataaatcgaaatattgtgctagacacttccaattagttgcaaattaagataaatgattgaatattactaaaatataagagttttagcttacaattgcgtttttcgaccatttcggtagagtcaaagttgaaccgaaaggttgaaattttggcacttatcgttatttatagaaaatatcttaaaactgataaagctacaatcatgctttatttttttttgttgtattctacatacaaatgcgcacattttctatataatactctatgtaacggctaatttaaaatggtacaaaaattatgtcaaagtgacgaaataattttcagagatgtgtcacagatacttttttagtgcggcaagaaagaaattcgcgcttgcgcgctgcgtaacgattgtaaacaaaacaaaaaaaaaaaaaaaaaaaaaaaaaaaaaccacttgatccgtgaactccagcatcccccaaggcgcgtgattccagagttttcggctggtaggcctaaaagtatttttccgcgaatttttaaaaaaaacttttgtatgtcgacgtaaaatacgtccagtcggcacccgagagacaaaaaatgtcgacgtaaaatacgtccagtcggcgttttaagggttaagGAGTTTGCTTGTGCTTCAGGAGGTTTTACAATTTGAATTGTAattgtgtacattatatatatatatatatatattaaatatatatatatattaatatatattcttgtatatgtatatgtctattaatatatatatatatataattatttatatattagtatatatatataatatataatatagtataatatatatatatatatatatgtaatatatatatgtatatatatatatatatatatctataatatagatatatatatatataatgtatatatatatagtatttatatattatgtatatagatatatatatatatatatatatatgtatatatatatatatttgtatatatatattatgtatatatatattgatattaatatataatgtatattatataaatatagatattatatatagtatatatatattgtatatggatatatgtatataggatatgtatatgtgttatatatatatggtatatatattatgattagatatataatatatataaatatatatatataataatatatatatatattattttgatacaGCCTGTATATGTGTTAttggtataatgtatatattgtaatgttatgtggcatatatatatgtataatatatgtatattattatatacatataatatattatatatataatatatatatattaatttatataattttggatACCAGCTGTGCACTCCCCCGTCCCCACAAATGGGTATACTAACCTGTGCCAAGCCTTAGGGGGAAACAAAAAGAGTTGTTTTTAAGAATGAAAGTGAACTCCTCTGAATCAGCAGTAATGTCAGCCAAGTGTACCAGGTCTTTCCTCAACAGTCCCTCAAATTTTGTGGATTGCCTTAATGACTTATGTACTGGACATAAATTTGCTATTTAAACCCCTTTCCATTGCAGACAACCTGTAACACTAACAATAGAATCcagcaaaataaattttaatgccTACTGTCTGCCAATGAGAAGTCATTTTAGGCAGTACAGTACCCCCTTACAGGGACAGTTCTGAAAGACTATGTATCCTTTAGCAGACCAGGTTTTCAAATCTGATATAGGTTAAGATTTTGCTTGCCGCAGTTTCCATGGTAATACTTTTCAGCTgctaatgaaatattttatatggtgaatttttatggTTACTGTACCATAATCATCTGTCCATGGTTAAAACCATATAAATTACACTTTTTACTTGTTGCACACCTGCATTGGACTGTAAAgcacaaaaaaatagaaatattagcACAGGGGTAATTGTTGAGTACAAGAGGCTTACCTTATTACATACTGAATTCTGGTACTGTAGCAGTCTAATATCAAAATGGGATATTGCATTTGGTCAGTAGTGTAATGTAACCCAATCCTAACCTGTGTTAATTGCTTACAGATGTTGCCATTAGAATCAGGCATTGTTACATCGGAATCAACtggtattaatttttatttgatacctAACCCATCTGATGATACAGGTAAAGTGGGCTTCAATCACTTTTTGAAACTAGCAAATGCCATCAGAACAGTCAGCAGTTGACTTTTATAAACTTGTGGTTTCCATAAAAGCTCTTGACAGTTCACTGCATGTTTATTAAAGCTAACAACAACTCACATTTAAAAATGTTCTTTCCATTATTAACACTGCTTAGAAAGAATTGTACAGTatgtaatattttcactttttaagatttttaaatgTAATGTTTTGTAAGACTGATCAAATCGTTAAATAGTGACAAGTTATTTTGAATACATTATGTTAGTATGGTCATGCTTACCTCTGTTTTAAACTTTACTTGTATGTATAGTTTTCTATAATTTGGATTGTTTTCTAATGGTAGTATTTTAGTATAAAATTATATCATGCTCTTTGGTTTGAGATCAAAGTTGTATATGTTGAGCATATTATAACCACTTAAGAAGTGTGTAACAGGTTTGTAAGATTCATACAATTTTCATTGTATACATATGCTACTTACTTATACTAGAACAGTACTTCCCATTTTCGTCTGTATTAGTAATCATTACTAGTTACATATAGCCTACAGCTAAAAGTATGTATAAACAGTCAATCATTATTGTGTCAAGTTATTAATTGTTCTGTTTTGTAATTCAttgctttcttttccatttccagaTGTAATAACCCTTAAACAAGTGATAAAGAAGGGCATTGAAAATTGTCCTGTGGCTGCTGCTGGTTCAGTTGCCTATTATGGGATGGATATTTCAGACATTGTTGCCTACGACTTAAGCTCAGATACCTCCAATGACATTTCATTAGTGACTGGAAGTATagaaccactctgcaaagaagtGAATTCAAGAACAATAAATGAACTTTGTGCTAAGCATGGAAATCTCTACATCTGTTTAAATCATTCAGGAAGTGTGTTAATGTACGACCCCAGGAAAGGCCAGGTTTCACAGAAAGGTGTTTACTGTGATCCTTTAGGTGGTAGATGGACATTGGATATTAGTGACAGTGGTCATTATATTTCTACTTTCAGTTCTAATGGTACTTTAAGATTACATGACTCTAGAAACTTCAGTGAGTTATTGTTTACCAGAAATTTTGAGGTTCAAGAAGATTTCAGAGCTGCAGCAGAGGAATGCATTTGTGTCAGACTATGTCCACATAACAGTTTTGTGTCAATATCAGGGACTGATAGAAATATCCAGATATTAAACAttaatgaaattcaaaaagaTACTATTACATTTGTCCATGATGGACATAGGGATAAAGAAATACAAAGCATCTCTACTCATATTTGGCATCCAGTTCAGGAAAACTTATTGTTTTCAGCTGACAATACTGGCCAGCTTCAAGCATGGAGATTTAAAGGAAGCTAGTGGATATCTAGATGGGGTTGTAGCCATAAGATATAGAACAGTCATAATTTACTTATGCTGTACTGCCCAGAATGATGCACTGTTGGTTAAGAATGGAGGTGTTAGTGGATAAAATAAGTTCTGAGTATTACTGAAAAGTAACCCtcagtacataaatatttttg of Macrobrachium nipponense isolate FS-2020 chromosome 11, ASM1510439v2, whole genome shotgun sequence contains these proteins:
- the LOC135195249 gene encoding uncharacterized protein LOC135195249, whose amino-acid sequence is MYFNSEGEDSDDEWFYSSFKRYDDLLMYNVQGSISCMALKGNSKLLLASSRGQHHEISELSVPKKTIAGKDSGLTRDRDFSVLAAGYTKGIIKKMLPLESGIVTSESTGINFYLIPNPSDDTDVITLKQVIKKGIENCPVAAAGSVAYYGMDISDIVAYDLSSDTSNDISLVTGSIEPLCKEVNSRTINELCAKHGNLYICLNHSGSVLMYDPRKGQVSQKGVYCDPLGGRWTLDISDSGHYISTFSSNGTLRLHDSRNFSELLFTRNFEVQEDFRAAAEECICVRLCPHNSFVSISGTDRNIQILNINEIQKDTITFVHDGHRDKEIQSISTHIWHPVQENLLFSADNTGQLQAWRFKGS